A single region of the Syntrophotaleaceae bacterium genome encodes:
- a CDS encoding 3-hydroxyacyl-CoA dehydrogenase NAD-binding domain-containing protein — MKGNIGQFVRSRELEMGPLSSPEKRAEESPWANWRLAWDENRVAWISFDRPENKINLLSEEALREFGGLLETVQRQTPAGLVLRSEKPAGFCHGADINEFSSLGEDAQIIDKLNKAHAIANRLAELPCPTVAVLHGFCLGGGLELALCCDYRIAVPGARLGLPEVLLGLHPGLGATARLPRLIDPVQAMTLMLTGKMIPAKEAYQQGLVDAVVEERHVAEAVRVFTRGQRRGREPGIKNRLLASRPARRLEGRLMRAKSAKKAPPEHYPAPEALISLWEESGGDLATMLEAEIASFARLLSDPTARNLIRVFLLREKMKKLTDSEQRPLRQVHVIGAGAMGGDIAAWCAYKGIRVSLYDRQPMTIAQAVKKTADLCHSKKLPEKETREVLDRLIPDLRNRGVLKADLVIEAVPEKIDIKQQVYQEIEPLLKEGAILASNTSAIPLEQLREFLADPSRFVGLHFFNPVSRMQLVEVVLHDQLGQEALGKARTFIGQIDRLPAPVNSSPGFLVNRILTPYLLEAMILMDEGVPAETIDQAALDFGFPVGPVELADRVGLDVCLSVAELLRNHLGETLVPVPEWLRDMVAAGEMGRKADHGFYNWKQGKPQKDNRFPAPERDMLDRLLLPMLNAAMACLSAEIVDDADLLDGAMIFGTGFPPFLGGPIHYARSRGFKDIAETLEVMAANYGERYKPDPGWTERD; from the coding sequence ATGAAAGGCAACATCGGTCAATTTGTGCGGTCCCGGGAATTGGAAATGGGTCCCCTGTCTTCCCCCGAAAAGCGCGCTGAGGAAAGCCCCTGGGCCAACTGGCGGCTGGCCTGGGATGAAAACCGCGTGGCCTGGATCTCTTTTGATCGGCCGGAGAACAAGATTAATCTGCTTTCCGAGGAGGCGCTGCGGGAGTTCGGCGGGCTCCTGGAGACCGTCCAACGGCAAACCCCTGCCGGTCTGGTCCTGAGATCGGAGAAGCCCGCCGGGTTCTGCCATGGAGCCGATATCAATGAATTTTCCTCGCTGGGCGAGGATGCCCAGATCATCGACAAGCTCAATAAGGCCCATGCGATCGCCAACCGTCTTGCGGAATTGCCCTGCCCGACCGTCGCCGTTCTGCACGGTTTCTGTCTGGGAGGTGGGCTCGAGCTCGCCCTCTGCTGCGATTACCGGATCGCGGTTCCCGGCGCCCGCCTCGGCCTGCCGGAAGTGCTGCTGGGCCTGCATCCCGGCCTGGGAGCCACCGCCCGGCTCCCGCGTCTGATCGACCCGGTCCAGGCCATGACCCTGATGCTGACCGGCAAGATGATCCCTGCCAAGGAGGCCTATCAGCAGGGGTTGGTGGATGCTGTGGTGGAAGAGCGCCATGTCGCCGAAGCCGTCCGCGTCTTTACTCGAGGTCAAAGGCGCGGTCGTGAACCGGGTATCAAAAACAGGTTGCTGGCCTCCCGTCCGGCCCGCCGTCTTGAAGGCCGGTTGATGCGGGCGAAAAGCGCCAAAAAGGCGCCGCCGGAACATTACCCCGCGCCCGAGGCCCTGATCTCCCTCTGGGAAGAGAGCGGGGGCGACCTGGCGACCATGCTGGAGGCCGAAATCGCCTCTTTTGCCCGTTTGCTTTCCGACCCTACGGCCAGGAACCTGATACGGGTCTTCCTGCTGCGGGAAAAGATGAAAAAACTGACCGATTCGGAGCAGAGGCCTTTGCGTCAAGTCCATGTGATCGGCGCCGGCGCCATGGGAGGAGATATCGCGGCCTGGTGCGCCTACAAGGGGATCAGGGTCAGCCTGTACGACCGGCAGCCGATGACGATCGCCCAGGCGGTCAAGAAAACCGCCGATCTGTGTCACAGCAAAAAGCTCCCGGAGAAGGAGACCCGGGAAGTCCTCGACCGCCTGATCCCCGACCTGCGCAATCGGGGCGTTTTAAAGGCCGATCTTGTCATCGAAGCGGTCCCGGAAAAGATCGACATCAAACAGCAGGTCTATCAGGAGATCGAGCCCCTGTTGAAGGAAGGGGCCATCCTCGCCAGCAACACCTCCGCCATCCCTCTGGAGCAGTTGCGGGAGTTCTTGGCCGACCCCTCGCGATTCGTCGGACTGCATTTCTTCAATCCGGTTTCCAGAATGCAACTTGTGGAAGTGGTGCTGCATGACCAGCTTGGGCAGGAGGCCCTGGGCAAGGCCCGAACGTTTATCGGTCAGATCGATCGCCTGCCGGCGCCGGTGAACAGCTCACCGGGTTTTCTGGTCAACCGGATCCTGACTCCCTACCTTCTGGAAGCCATGATTCTGATGGACGAAGGGGTCCCTGCGGAAACCATCGACCAGGCCGCTCTCGATTTCGGCTTCCCGGTCGGACCTGTGGAACTGGCCGACCGGGTCGGACTGGACGTCTGCCTGAGCGTTGCCGAACTGCTGCGGAACCATCTCGGAGAGACCCTGGTCCCGGTCCCTGAGTGGCTGCGGGACATGGTCGCGGCGGGGGAAATGGGACGCAAGGCGGATCATGGCTTCTACAATTGGAAACAGGGCAAGCCGCAGAAGGACAACCGTTTCCCGGCACCGGAAAGGGATATGCTCGACCGACTTCTCCTGCCGATGCTGAACGCCGCCATGGCCTGCCTGTCCGCCGAGATCGTTGATGACGCGGACCTGCTGGATGGAGCGATGATATTCGGTACCGGCTTCCCCCCGTTTCTTGGGGGCCCCATTCATTACGCCCGCAGCCGGGGATTCAAAGACATTGCCGAAACCCTCGAGGTGATGGCGGCCAATTACGGCGAGCGATACAAGCCGGACCCCGGCTGGACTGAGAGAGATTGA